A single genomic interval of Spirochaetales bacterium harbors:
- the nifA gene encoding nif-specific transcriptional activator NifA, protein MAQPDKETVLKRKINELTLLFEISETLNQSIDLRDVINPVFELIADHMGMLRGTITLLDRNTGEIYIEEAYGLSVSQQQRGRYRLGEGITGQVVQTGKPMVVPRLSEEPQFLDRTGARKGIDKSNIAFICVPIKIGKEAVGALSADRLFDENITLEEDVRLLSIIASLIARAVQLRQSAIEEKKRLVDENKRLLEELQERFQPQNIIGNSREMQDVYSLVAKVSKSDTSVLIRGESGTGKELIAHAIHYNSLRAKHPFIKVNCAALPDSVIESELFGHEKGAFTGAVSSRKGRFELADGGTIFLDEIGDISATTQIKLLRVLQEKEFERVGGMSTIKVNVRIIAATNRNLEELMKQGRFREDLYYRINVFPIHIPPLRERKTDIILLADHFIKKYGSTNNKEIKRISTPAIDMLMAYHWPGNVRELENCIERAVILSVDGVIHGHHLPPSLQTAEASNTRHSGNLKEAVENFERELICDALKSTRGNMAEAARNLGITERIMGLRVKAFGINPKRYKGG, encoded by the coding sequence ATGGCGCAACCGGATAAAGAGACGGTACTGAAAAGAAAAATAAACGAGCTTACCCTCCTTTTTGAAATCAGTGAAACCCTGAATCAGAGTATCGACCTTCGGGATGTCATTAATCCCGTGTTTGAACTCATCGCCGATCATATGGGGATGCTTCGCGGAACGATTACCCTGCTGGACAGAAACACCGGTGAGATCTACATCGAAGAGGCCTACGGACTTTCGGTAAGCCAACAGCAGCGGGGAAGGTACCGTTTGGGAGAGGGCATTACCGGCCAGGTGGTTCAGACAGGAAAACCGATGGTCGTCCCCCGTCTTTCCGAGGAACCCCAGTTCCTCGACAGAACCGGGGCGCGCAAGGGAATCGATAAATCGAATATCGCCTTTATCTGTGTGCCCATCAAGATCGGGAAGGAAGCCGTTGGGGCACTCAGCGCCGACAGACTTTTCGATGAAAACATCACCCTTGAAGAGGATGTCCGGCTTCTTTCGATTATTGCATCCCTGATCGCTCGGGCCGTCCAGCTTCGTCAGTCGGCAATCGAAGAGAAAAAAAGACTCGTTGATGAAAACAAACGGCTTTTGGAAGAATTACAGGAGCGTTTCCAACCGCAGAATATCATCGGTAATTCACGTGAAATGCAGGATGTCTACAGCCTTGTGGCAAAGGTCTCCAAAAGCGATACATCGGTTCTTATTCGGGGTGAAAGCGGAACCGGCAAGGAACTGATCGCCCATGCAATCCATTACAACAGCCTTCGCGCGAAGCATCCCTTTATCAAGGTCAACTGTGCCGCCCTTCCAGACTCAGTCATCGAAAGCGAGCTTTTCGGCCATGAAAAAGGCGCTTTTACCGGTGCCGTTTCATCCCGTAAAGGCCGTTTTGAACTCGCGGATGGCGGCACGATTTTTTTGGATGAAATCGGTGATATTTCCGCGACGACCCAGATAAAACTCCTTCGGGTACTCCAGGAAAAAGAGTTCGAACGTGTCGGCGGCATGAGTACCATTAAAGTTAATGTGCGGATCATTGCCGCAACCAATAGGAACCTCGAAGAACTCATGAAACAGGGACGGTTCAGGGAAGACCTCTACTACAGAATCAATGTCTTTCCCATCCACATTCCCCCCCTGCGCGAGCGAAAGACCGATATCATCCTCCTTGCCGATCATTTTATAAAAAAATACGGCAGTACCAATAACAAGGAGATAAAACGAATATCGACTCCGGCAATCGATATGCTGATGGCCTACCATTGGCCGGGCAATGTTCGTGAACTCGAAAACTGTATCGAACGGGCCGTTATTCTGAGTGTGGACGGTGTCATTCACGGACACCACCTCCCGCCGTCTCTCCAGACCGCGGAGGCGAGTAACACAAGGCATTCGGGCAATTTGAAGGAGGCGGTTGAGAATTTCGAACGGGAGCTTATATGTGACGCACTCAAGTCAACGAGGGGAAATATGGCTGAAGCGGCGCGCAATCTCGGTATTACGGAACGGATTATGGGATTACGCGTTAAAGCCTTCGGAATAAACCCGAAGCGGTATAAAGGCGGCTGA
- a CDS encoding Zn-dependent exopeptidase M28, producing MKKIDLILISCTLVCFLTMCGFEAEAGNTGTMIIYLKGDRVDARTILPDIDMEISTFDIYCSGPDGVSFEITDFTERRYEKRALIQGEWTITVDARNSEKMIIASGAAVISILANRSTTAEITVEPLEGEGSLEIQISWPPDIVEQPSVSCSLSSVSGEEMDFSCHIEETYQSCYGENQSLEAGYYLLSIKLYDGNTIIWGSVETVRIIKESATQGGITLDMEDFKAYGNIDISLTPNLENPIEITFSGRQSVLEPSTDMTVTAVTSESVDSIQWYLDGEELKGETEHRIVIGSGLSAGTYHLDCVVKKNNVMSSSGFSFSIAPASIHAMIAQFDETELYSTILDLQNFGTRVYGTSGNENAATYLFEKMEHLQGLEVEYQGGDYRNIIATLPPENSESSSIYMIGAHYDSISTDINDAPGATDNGCGVALVCEIARILVQYQYNHTVVFAFWNEEEHNCQGSRNYVADAVLQGTDFALYINLDSSGYDPNERYILDLMYNSDSAWAAELFASNNSLYDINFTLTHNVFSCTSDYVPFRDAGYATIMTHCEEHGPAHSPNDTIDKVSIPYAKKNAQLCLSVLAGLLMN from the coding sequence ATGAAAAAAATAGATCTGATATTAATATCATGCACGCTCGTTTGTTTCCTGACGATGTGCGGATTCGAAGCCGAAGCCGGTAACACCGGAACGATGATCATTTACCTAAAAGGGGACCGTGTCGACGCCAGAACAATACTACCCGATATCGATATGGAAATTTCCACGTTCGATATCTATTGCTCGGGACCCGACGGCGTTTCATTCGAGATAACGGATTTTACCGAAAGAAGATATGAAAAACGGGCTCTTATTCAGGGTGAGTGGACAATTACCGTCGATGCACGAAATAGCGAAAAGATGATCATCGCTTCAGGCGCCGCGGTAATTTCCATACTGGCGAACAGATCGACAACCGCGGAAATCACCGTCGAACCCCTCGAAGGGGAAGGAAGCCTGGAAATTCAAATTTCGTGGCCCCCTGATATCGTTGAACAACCCTCTGTTTCCTGCTCTTTGTCTTCGGTAAGCGGTGAGGAAATGGACTTTTCCTGCCATATCGAAGAAACCTATCAATCCTGTTACGGTGAAAATCAATCACTGGAGGCAGGGTATTACCTGTTGAGTATCAAGCTTTATGACGGCAATACCATAATCTGGGGATCAGTCGAGACAGTGAGAATTATCAAGGAATCCGCGACACAAGGCGGTATTACCCTTGATATGGAAGATTTCAAGGCATACGGCAATATCGACATATCACTGACCCCGAATCTTGAAAATCCGATCGAAATAACCTTCAGCGGCCGGCAGTCCGTCCTCGAACCATCAACCGATATGACGGTAACGGCCGTGACCTCAGAGAGTGTCGATTCAATCCAATGGTATCTCGACGGTGAAGAACTCAAAGGAGAAACAGAGCATCGTATCGTCATCGGAAGCGGTCTCTCCGCAGGAACCTATCATCTGGATTGTGTCGTGAAAAAAAATAATGTCATGAGTTCATCCGGATTTTCCTTTTCAATAGCACCCGCAAGCATCCATGCCATGATCGCACAATTCGATGAAACGGAACTATATTCGACGATACTCGATCTCCAGAATTTCGGTACACGGGTGTATGGGACATCCGGCAACGAGAATGCCGCGACATATTTATTTGAAAAAATGGAGCACCTCCAGGGGCTGGAGGTCGAATATCAGGGGGGAGATTACAGAAACATTATCGCGACCCTTCCTCCGGAAAACAGTGAATCGTCTTCGATATATATGATCGGCGCCCATTACGACAGTATTTCAACCGATATCAATGACGCACCCGGCGCCACCGACAATGGCTGCGGTGTAGCCCTGGTTTGCGAGATAGCGAGGATTCTGGTCCAATATCAATATAATCACACCGTTGTGTTCGCTTTCTGGAATGAAGAGGAACATAACTGCCAGGGCAGCCGGAATTATGTGGCCGATGCTGTACTACAGGGAACGGATTTCGCGCTTTATATCAACCTCGATTCCTCGGGGTATGACCCGAACGAAAGGTATATTCTCGATTTAATGTATAATAGTGATTCCGCGTGGGCGGCGGAGCTATTTGCTTCAAACAACAGTCTTTATGATATCAATTTTACGTTAACCCATAATGTCTTTTCATGTACCAGCGATTATGTTCCTTTTCGTGATGCCGGGTATGCGACCATCATGACACATTGTGAAGAGCATGGTCCGGCCCATTCGCCTAATGATACGATAGATAAGGTCTCGATACCGTATGCGAAAAAGAACGCACAACTCTGTTTATCGGTATTGGCCGGACTCCTCATGAATTGA
- a CDS encoding response regulator yields the protein MESALFFIGFYTALAVYHLIIFIGRKKDKGNLAFALFCLNYMVILFWFSVYKYLPGYSENIYLIGFSSSLLLLGHTFLFMGRCFLDMDHMKRFIQIYKVGSIVCGVVCYVSFLVWHNTLFITLIYGFIMIHLLYFTFALLPVVGRQFRKKGRQFRIDKIINSGYIILDLFLCINIVFLFSGLSMPAGITRIFFLLLTLSIAYAYAEKFNREHNDLFELKNNLSEKVKQRTKQLEEEQKKKDAFFINIAHEIKTPVTLITNYFRQYLAEHTSSPELETIKYNLDKLQTDVINFFDLKKLEKPGFFYDHSLGADCSALLERQLEIFGHAAKQKQLVLHSSIQDGCFGGIDPDAWIRIINNLVGNAVRYTEPGGEIRVSLKRAGDRLNFTVSDTGEGIDPRYQSRIFEPYFQIEHKKKNIQGMGMGLSIVKLILDAAHGSIVCNSLPGRGTDFEVTLPSTTGPLTESAEDLPPAADIMVPPRTVKLDHLPYNKEHENILIVEDNIQLLSFLVDQLKDFYNVFYAADGKAALEKIMHIPVVQLIISDVMMDEMDGYEFLRELHKKEDYRSVPFIFLSARTAEEERLNGLARGPWIISANRFP from the coding sequence ATGGAATCTGCCTTGTTTTTTATCGGATTTTATACGGCCCTGGCCGTCTATCACCTGATTATCTTTATCGGTAGAAAAAAGGACAAAGGCAATCTGGCATTTGCCCTGTTTTGCCTGAATTATATGGTCATCCTCTTCTGGTTTTCGGTATATAAATATCTGCCGGGGTACAGCGAGAACATCTACCTGATCGGCTTCAGTTCGAGTCTCCTTTTACTCGGCCATACCTTCCTGTTTATGGGACGGTGTTTTCTGGATATGGACCACATGAAAAGATTCATTCAAATATATAAAGTGGGCAGCATCGTATGCGGTGTCGTCTGTTACGTCTCCTTTCTCGTATGGCACAATACCCTGTTTATTACATTGATATACGGATTCATCATGATTCATCTGCTTTATTTCACCTTTGCATTACTTCCGGTGGTCGGACGTCAGTTCAGAAAAAAGGGGCGCCAATTCAGAATCGACAAGATCATCAATAGCGGTTATATCATACTCGACCTCTTCCTCTGCATCAATATCGTCTTTCTTTTCTCGGGACTCTCGATGCCCGCCGGAATAACCCGTATTTTTTTTCTGCTCCTCACCCTTAGTATCGCCTACGCGTACGCGGAAAAATTCAACCGGGAGCATAACGACCTTTTCGAACTGAAAAACAATCTGTCCGAAAAGGTCAAACAAAGGACGAAACAGCTCGAAGAGGAACAGAAAAAGAAGGACGCCTTTTTCATCAATATCGCCCATGAAATCAAAACACCGGTCACCCTGATCACCAATTACTTCCGTCAGTACCTCGCGGAACACACCTCGTCGCCGGAGTTGGAAACCATCAAGTACAATCTGGACAAACTACAGACGGATGTCATCAACTTCTTCGATCTGAAAAAACTCGAGAAGCCGGGTTTTTTTTACGACCATTCCCTCGGTGCCGATTGCAGCGCACTCCTCGAGCGGCAGCTTGAAATCTTCGGCCACGCGGCGAAACAGAAACAACTCGTCCTGCACTCCTCGATCCAGGACGGTTGTTTCGGGGGGATCGATCCGGACGCATGGATCAGGATAATCAATAATCTGGTGGGAAATGCCGTGCGTTACACGGAACCCGGGGGAGAAATCCGGGTCAGCCTGAAGCGCGCCGGTGACCGGTTGAACTTTACCGTCAGCGATACCGGAGAGGGGATCGATCCGCGATATCAATCAAGGATTTTCGAACCCTATTTTCAGATAGAACACAAAAAAAAGAATATCCAGGGCATGGGGATGGGATTGAGCATCGTCAAATTGATCCTCGATGCCGCCCACGGAAGTATCGTATGCAACAGTCTGCCGGGGCGGGGCACGGATTTCGAAGTTACCCTCCCCTCCACGACAGGTCCACTGACCGAATCGGCGGAGGACCTTCCGCCCGCGGCCGATATCATGGTACCTCCGCGGACCGTCAAACTCGATCATCTGCCCTACAATAAAGAACACGAGAACATTCTGATCGTCGAAGATAATATACAGCTTCTCTCATTCCTGGTCGATCAACTCAAGGACTTCTATAATGTTTTTTATGCCGCAGACGGCAAGGCCGCCCTGGAAAAAATCATGCACATTCCCGTTGTACAACTTATCATTTCCGATGTGATGATGGATGAAATGGACGGCTATGAGTTCCTGCGGGAACTGCACAAAAAAGAAGACTATCGTTCCGTTCCCTTCATTTTCCTGAGTGCCAGGACAGCGGAGGAAGAGCGTTTAAACGGCCTGGCCCGGGGGCCGTGGATTATATCGGCAAACCGTTTTCCCTGA
- a CDS encoding sigma-54-dependent Fis family transcriptional regulator, whose amino-acid sequence MSIYPPFPLLIVDDEKDVCQSYCSLLADNGITNVITCIDSRKLMNIIGKQRVSLIILDLMMPFLSGHDLLSLIRKEYPEIPVIIVTASEEIGSIARCLKIGVYDYVIKPVDDMRLVTCIKHAFTENELKQDIKKLNTSLLETTLHHPHVFSGIITNSESMKRIFRYIEAIASSPKPVLITGESGTGKELIARAIHYSSGRTGNFVPVNISGLDEVMFSDTIFGHTKGAFTGASETRKGLIEKASGGTIFLDEIGDLQPASQIKLLRLLQENEYYMLGSDVIRTTTARMIFATNTPLDEKQLTGNFRKDLYYRLMTHNIKLPPLRKRSGDIPVLLRHFVGKAASQLRKQVPEIPEQLYFLLEKYPFPGNIRELEAMVTDAVSVNEEPILPVGLFCDHISDRTVTPAPESYESVTGIITISGKLPKLKDVERYLINRAMKQTNGNMTAAARLVGISPATMLRRIKEEKERDYSGGLDN is encoded by the coding sequence ATGAGTATATATCCTCCCTTTCCTCTGTTGATAGTCGACGATGAGAAAGATGTCTGTCAATCATATTGTTCACTTCTTGCCGACAACGGTATAACGAATGTTATCACATGCATCGACAGCAGAAAGTTAATGAATATCATTGGCAAACAGCGTGTTTCACTCATTATCCTCGATCTCATGATGCCCTTTTTATCCGGTCATGATCTGCTTTCGTTGATCAGAAAAGAGTATCCGGAGATACCGGTCATCATTGTCACGGCTTCGGAGGAAATCGGGTCAATAGCCAGATGCCTTAAAATCGGTGTATACGATTATGTCATAAAACCTGTCGACGATATGAGGCTGGTTACCTGCATCAAGCATGCCTTTACTGAAAACGAATTAAAGCAGGATATAAAGAAACTCAACACCTCATTACTCGAGACCACATTACATCATCCGCACGTCTTTAGCGGGATTATCACAAACAGCGAATCCATGAAACGGATATTCAGGTACATTGAAGCGATCGCATCGAGTCCCAAACCCGTCCTCATAACGGGTGAAAGCGGGACGGGCAAGGAATTGATAGCCCGCGCCATCCACTACTCAAGCGGGCGTACCGGAAATTTTGTACCGGTCAATATCAGCGGTCTCGATGAAGTGATGTTCTCAGACACTATTTTCGGCCATACAAAAGGCGCTTTTACCGGCGCTTCCGAGACAAGGAAAGGTCTTATTGAAAAAGCTTCAGGTGGAACGATATTTCTCGATGAAATCGGGGACCTGCAGCCGGCCTCCCAGATAAAACTTCTTCGCCTTCTTCAGGAGAACGAATACTATATGCTCGGCTCTGATGTGATAAGGACAACGACCGCAAGAATGATTTTCGCGACAAATACCCCTCTGGATGAGAAACAACTTACCGGTAATTTCAGAAAAGACCTTTATTACCGTTTGATGACGCACAACATCAAGCTGCCCCCGCTCCGTAAACGGTCAGGCGATATACCCGTCCTCCTGCGTCATTTTGTCGGAAAAGCGGCATCGCAATTGAGAAAACAGGTCCCGGAGATCCCGGAACAACTCTATTTTCTCCTCGAAAAATATCCCTTTCCGGGTAATATCAGGGAACTGGAAGCCATGGTAACTGATGCGGTCAGCGTCAATGAGGAACCCATACTTCCTGTGGGTCTGTTCTGTGATCATATAAGCGACCGGACAGTGACCCCCGCCCCTGAATCATATGAATCCGTTACCGGTATAATCACGATAAGCGGAAAACTTCCGAAACTGAAAGATGTCGAACGTTACCTCATCAACCGGGCCATGAAACAGACAAACGGGAACATGACCGCCGCCGCTCGTCTTGTCGGCATTTCACCCGCAACCATGCTCAGACGCATAAAGGAAGAGAAAGAGCGGGATTATTCCGGCGGACTCGACAATTAA
- the aspS gene encoding aspartate--tRNA ligase — MNEYRTHTCGDLRVIDIGVKATLSGWLHNRRDHGGVLFIDLRDHYGITQIVVYPDTGFLDEVAHLKKETVVRFEGKVRHRDEENVNPKIATGEVELAATSFSVLGTCDELPFSIYPEEQVPEELRLRYRYLDLRRSDVHENIMLRSRVVSSLRRRMNDLGFNEFQTPILTASSPEGARDYLVPSRLHPGKFYALPQAPQQYKQLLMIAGFDRYFQIAPCFRDEDSRATRSPGEFYQLDIEMSFVSQEDIFNVIETVLGGLFSEFSDYDVEDPPFPRITCRQSMVSYGTDKPDLRVPIKIRDVTGIFRDSEFNAFRQIVEKGGVVRAIPVKAVVGRPKSFFDKMLQYAQSIGSHGLAYLLWTNDGVKGPIAKVLSEGRLSEIASSCDAVTGDVVFFVCHTEKKANSIAGDIRVKLGEELNIMENNAFRFCWIIDYPLYEWDDEKKSIVFSHNPFSMPQGGLEALETKDPLSILAYQYDIVCNGVELSSGAIRNHDPETMYRAFGIAGYDRTAVDTQFGAMIRAFKSGAPPHGGIAPGIDRIVMLLARQPNIREVIAFPMSQNAEDLMMDAPRAVRKKQLKELHIKHDIVKEIN; from the coding sequence ATGAATGAATACAGAACACACACATGTGGTGATTTACGGGTAATTGATATTGGAGTAAAAGCGACGTTGTCCGGTTGGTTGCATAACCGCCGCGATCACGGGGGTGTTCTTTTTATCGATCTCAGGGATCACTACGGAATTACCCAGATTGTCGTTTATCCCGATACCGGTTTTCTCGACGAGGTCGCCCATCTCAAAAAAGAAACGGTAGTCCGGTTCGAGGGAAAAGTTCGGCACAGGGATGAGGAAAACGTGAATCCGAAGATAGCCACCGGTGAGGTCGAACTGGCCGCCACATCATTCAGCGTACTTGGAACCTGTGATGAACTTCCTTTCAGCATCTATCCGGAAGAGCAGGTCCCCGAAGAATTGCGTCTTCGATACCGGTATCTCGACCTCAGACGAAGCGATGTACATGAAAATATCATGCTTCGTTCCCGTGTTGTTTCGAGCCTGCGGAGGAGAATGAATGACCTGGGTTTTAACGAGTTTCAGACACCCATTCTCACCGCTTCCAGTCCCGAAGGTGCGAGGGATTATCTTGTGCCCTCGCGGCTTCATCCCGGGAAATTTTACGCGCTGCCGCAAGCTCCGCAACAATATAAACAACTGCTCATGATTGCCGGATTCGACCGGTATTTCCAGATCGCTCCATGTTTCAGGGACGAGGATTCCAGGGCGACAAGATCACCTGGCGAGTTCTATCAGCTTGATATCGAGATGTCGTTCGTCAGCCAGGAGGATATCTTCAATGTGATCGAAACCGTCCTTGGAGGTTTGTTCAGTGAGTTTTCCGATTATGATGTGGAGGACCCGCCTTTTCCCCGGATTACCTGCCGGCAGTCGATGGTATCCTATGGTACCGATAAACCGGATTTAAGGGTGCCGATTAAAATAAGGGATGTCACCGGGATTTTCAGGGATTCCGAGTTTAATGCCTTCAGGCAGATCGTTGAAAAGGGGGGCGTGGTCCGGGCGATTCCGGTCAAGGCGGTTGTCGGGAGACCAAAGAGTTTTTTCGATAAAATGCTTCAATACGCGCAATCGATTGGTTCACACGGCCTCGCGTATCTTCTCTGGACGAATGATGGGGTGAAGGGTCCCATCGCAAAGGTACTTTCCGAAGGGCGGCTTTCGGAAATCGCTTCGTCATGCGACGCCGTTACCGGAGATGTTGTCTTTTTTGTCTGTCATACTGAGAAAAAAGCGAACAGCATCGCGGGCGATATCAGGGTAAAGCTTGGTGAAGAACTGAATATAATGGAAAATAACGCGTTCAGGTTTTGCTGGATTATCGATTATCCCCTGTACGAATGGGATGATGAAAAAAAATCGATTGTCTTTTCACATAATCCGTTCTCAATGCCTCAGGGCGGGCTCGAAGCACTTGAAACAAAAGATCCACTCTCGATTCTTGCGTATCAATATGATATCGTTTGTAATGGCGTGGAACTCTCGAGCGGTGCGATCAGGAATCACGATCCGGAGACGATGTACAGGGCGTTCGGTATCGCAGGCTACGATCGTACGGCCGTCGATACACAGTTCGGCGCGATGATAAGGGCGTTCAAATCCGGCGCTCCTCCGCACGGCGGTATCGCGCCGGGAATCGACAGGATAGTGATGCTGTTGGCCCGCCAGCCGAATATCCGTGAAGTGATCGCGTTTCCAATGAGTCAGAATGCCGAGGACTTGATGATGGATGCCCCCCGGGCCGTGAGAAAAAAACAACTCAAGGAACTCCACATCAAACACGATATTGTCAAGGAAATTAATTAA
- a CDS encoding LamG domain-containing protein — MLKKSFFLFSICLAIVLAGCVSGPAGGESALLGEWKFDEGSGLEAADSSGNSVSAVLTEGTEWTEGKFGSCIKMNGKDNYAWIDGSFHLTYYTISLWFRAELLFRNMDIFSAYAPGIQHGILLEVRDDGTLRFLHRVPIGGSGGSDLRTQDTYNDSTWHHCALVKTAQEMIIYIDGEPKASMAETSGDPEEPYGVLLGALDIEREPDRFYKGSIDELRIYNTPMSPEEIMKLAQEE; from the coding sequence ATGTTAAAAAAGTCATTTTTTTTATTTTCTATCTGCCTTGCCATCGTCCTGGCGGGATGCGTTTCAGGACCGGCCGGCGGGGAGAGTGCTCTTTTGGGAGAGTGGAAGTTTGACGAAGGTTCCGGTCTGGAAGCGGCCGATTCAAGCGGTAATAGCGTAAGCGCGGTACTCACCGAAGGAACGGAATGGACCGAAGGCAAATTCGGTTCATGTATTAAGATGAACGGCAAAGACAATTATGCCTGGATCGACGGTTCCTTTCACCTGACCTATTATACCATTTCATTGTGGTTCAGGGCGGAATTGCTTTTCAGAAATATGGATATCTTCTCCGCGTACGCGCCGGGCATCCAACACGGGATTCTTCTCGAAGTGAGAGACGACGGTACGCTTCGTTTCCTGCACCGTGTTCCGATAGGTGGATCGGGCGGCTCGGATCTTCGTACACAGGATACCTATAATGACAGCACATGGCACCATTGCGCCCTTGTCAAGACGGCTCAGGAGATGATCATTTACATCGACGGCGAGCCGAAGGCTTCGATGGCTGAAACAAGCGGTGATCCCGAAGAACCGTATGGTGTTCTTCTGGGCGCCCTCGATATCGAAAGAGAGCCCGACCGTTTTTACAAAGGCAGTATCGACGAACTCCGCATCTATAATACACCGATGTCGCCTGAAGAAATCATGAAACTCGCACAGGAAGAATAA
- a CDS encoding helix-turn-helix transcriptional regulator, translating to MDYIGKPFSLTELKVKIKTILSNRRAFKEEQKRSMEKRILSALSSLSSPGDGNDAYHRLDAGLTRYGLSQRERELIMFLLDGKETKEIGAAMSISVNTVKKHIRNIYEKCGVQNRVELLNLFKKP from the coding sequence GTGGATTATATCGGCAAACCGTTTTCCCTGACCGAACTCAAGGTAAAAATAAAGACGATTCTCTCGAACCGCCGGGCCTTCAAGGAGGAGCAGAAGCGGAGTATGGAAAAACGGATACTGTCCGCCCTTTCATCACTTTCATCTCCCGGTGACGGGAACGACGCTTATCATCGGCTCGATGCCGGACTCACCCGATACGGGCTTTCACAGAGGGAACGTGAATTGATCATGTTCCTCCTTGACGGAAAAGAAACAAAAGAGATCGGCGCGGCCATGTCGATTTCCGTAAATACGGTCAAAAAACATATCAGAAACATTTATGAGAAATGCGGGGTTCAGAACAGGGTCGAACTTTTGAATTTATTTAAAAAACCCTGA
- the glnA gene encoding type I glutamate--ammonia ligase: MEGITSPKDIISLIQKEQIKVVDLRFMDFPGLWQHFSIPVSEVDESIFEQGLGFDGSSIRGWQAINESDMLVKPQAHTAFIDPFFSHKTLVMICNICDPITGEDYTRDPRNIARKAENYLKSSGIADVAYFGPEAEFFIFDDIRFDQNEHEGYYHIDSVEGRWNSGKAEGPNLGYKPRYKEGYFPVPPTDSLQDIRSEMMLVMEEVGVEIECQHHEVATGGQAEIDMRFGPLVQMADNLLKYKYVIKNVARRHNMTVTFMPKPLFNDNGSGMHVHMSLWKGGKNLFAGDGYGGLSELGIYAIGGILKHAPALCAITNPTTNSYKRLVPGFEAPVNLALSVRNRSAAVRIPMYFTSAKAKRFEFRCPDPSCNPYLAFSAMTMAAVDGILNKIDPGSPLDKNIYDLPPEELARVPKTPGSLNESLKALEEDHAFLLKGDVFTRDVIETWIDYKTRHEVDALALRPHPWEFALYYDI; this comes from the coding sequence ATGGAAGGCATTACATCACCAAAGGACATTATAAGCCTTATCCAGAAGGAGCAGATTAAAGTCGTCGATCTCAGGTTTATGGATTTCCCCGGACTCTGGCAGCATTTTTCGATACCGGTGAGTGAGGTTGATGAAAGTATTTTCGAACAGGGACTCGGCTTTGACGGATCGAGCATCAGGGGGTGGCAGGCGATCAATGAATCCGATATGCTTGTCAAACCGCAGGCGCATACCGCGTTTATCGATCCCTTTTTCAGCCATAAAACTCTTGTGATGATCTGTAATATCTGTGATCCGATTACCGGAGAGGATTATACAAGAGATCCCCGGAATATTGCACGGAAAGCCGAGAATTATCTGAAGAGTTCGGGCATTGCCGATGTCGCCTATTTCGGGCCCGAGGCCGAGTTTTTCATTTTCGACGATATCCGGTTCGACCAGAACGAACATGAAGGCTACTATCATATCGATTCGGTCGAGGGCAGGTGGAATTCGGGAAAAGCGGAGGGTCCGAACCTCGGTTACAAACCGCGTTACAAGGAAGGTTATTTTCCCGTCCCGCCGACCGACAGCCTGCAGGATATCCGCAGCGAGATGATGCTTGTCATGGAAGAGGTCGGTGTCGAGATCGAATGTCAGCATCATGAAGTGGCAACAGGCGGTCAGGCTGAGATCGATATGCGGTTTGGTCCCCTTGTCCAGATGGCTGACAATTTGCTCAAGTACAAGTATGTGATAAAGAACGTGGCACGCCGCCACAATATGACCGTTACTTTCATGCCGAAGCCTCTCTTCAATGACAACGGCAGCGGGATGCATGTTCATATGTCTCTCTGGAAGGGGGGCAAGAACCTTTTCGCCGGCGATGGATACGGTGGGCTTTCGGAACTCGGGATTTACGCGATCGGCGGGATTTTAAAGCATGCCCCGGCCCTTTGCGCGATTACCAACCCCACGACAAACAGTTATAAACGGCTTGTACCGGGCTTTGAGGCACCGGTCAACCTCGCGTTGTCCGTACGGAACAGAAGCGCCGCTGTTCGAATTCCGATGTATTTTACCTCTGCAAAAGCGAAACGGTTCGAGTTCCGCTGTCCCGATCCGAGTTGTAATCCCTATCTCGCTTTCTCGGCAATGACCATGGCAGCTGTCGACGGCATTCTCAACAAAATCGATCCGGGATCGCCGCTCGATAAAAACATTTACGACCTCCCGCCGGAAGAACTCGCCAGGGTTCCGAAAACGCCTGGTTCGCTGAATGAATCGTTGAAGGCATTGGAAGAGGATCACGCGTTTCTCCTCAAGGGGGATGTGTTTACGCGGGATGTCATCGAAACTTGGATCGATTACAAGACACGACATGAAGTCGACGCACTGGCACTTCGTCCCCATCCTTGGGAGTTTGCCCTCTACTATGATATCTAA